The Vanessa tameamea isolate UH-Manoa-2023 chromosome 31, ilVanTame1 primary haplotype, whole genome shotgun sequence genome includes the window acgtcgacgttcaaaacgccatttttagacaaatccatagtgaatatcatagataatcaagctctcgaccaataatatcgcgtcaatttgctgtctaatgttgtttatttggctattttttttgttatgattcGAAAagaatataactatatattattaatctgtgCCTTGTCTTTCCATTTCGCATTTACCAtaccattggattatgagagtgaggtaACAAAGTGCTCCTCTGTTTGCGGACAATCTCATGCATTATGAAtgaggtaaataataaaaatagaaacttatacaattaaaagtatatatatgtagatgtaaAACATATGCTTTTAATAATACGCAagaaaatttaactattttcatttaaataattataagtttaataattaaaggcGAATGATAAGtatgtttttaacattttgtttttttttttattgccacatggcataaaaatataattccttaataatattttaaatgcgaaagagtttgtttgtttgtaatgctTTCTCAAATTAACGTTTTAACATCAATAAATTTTGCATAAACGTCAGGGATACTGAAAAGGATACAGGGTACCTAACATTCCACTCCCAATCTAGTACTAATGAAAACTATTATAAGTTATCTgtcgcttttatataatttaaaataatataattccattaagaatagtaataaaacaataagatctttattaataatagatatttatttacaattaaaatttatgatacaataataggaaataaatttattttatacttaatataataaatttaatgttgacagactaaaaaaatatttcattaaacattaaaaattaaacttataaacgagatcgtaaatttaaaattaattataataactaattacatataataaattcgttCTCGATACTTttccgttttttattttaatacatttattcgttcaatttttattatctgtgattgTCGATAAATCACAAGACTATTCCAATATCAAGAGGaggaaagataaacaaaccttagatttacatattccgtgCGACTTGCCTATATCTCTGGTATATTGTACACTATAAACAGttctcgattaatatatctttatataatacaattctatTCCACTTAACCACTTGGCATAAGAACTTCGGCAGTACTTTCATTTCACTTCCAAATACCTTAATTTTTGAAGCGATAACTTCTAATGGGatgggtaaaccgcttcgttacgtaacgcgttacggcgcctgTCTAGACAGGCTTCCCTTTATTTTGCGCAAACGGCAGCGGTAAGCaccatattaatatacataaataaaatttaagtaacaacTTAAGCTTTtgtcaaatttcaatattaaatagttcaacttagtttaagttatcacttcgaCACTGACGTTTTGCGTTTGAACTCCTctaccacttagcatcaggtggagTGGGGACATATGGGCCCATAAACcaggttatataaaaaaaatgcacaatGAATAGGATAGTTAATTTGAGCTCCACTGATGGCATGTCTAGATCAAAGtggtttgtttttctttactgGTCTTCCCATTGGAATcgactgtctgtctgtatttACGAAATGGTAAATAAttgattcaatttatataaaataatacagattaCTTAGACTTATTGTTGtttataacagatttttttttttaaaaaacactttcaaataaaatatttatatatttatacaaaatcgataaaaatgaaatcgatatatagaaataatcgattttatttcttcatattatgtaactttatacaatatagatttatttataattaatttaatattaaaatatcataataaaatttacatttttaaccgTCCGTTGGCGGTTGCCACGTAACAGCGCGCATTTTCCTATTAATCTCAGATAAGATCAATCTACACCGAGCTAGCTGTGCCGGCCTGAGCTGCGGGGTCGGATCCCTCGTTCTGTCGACCTGGGGGGGCTCCCTCTGGGCTCTACGGAGGGCACGACGACGTCTGGCCCGCGCTGttgctaaatatattttgaaaaatctataaaatttgtattgtgacttatattataaaatgactaatcttagatagaaaataaattgtatacacAGTTTGTACACAACAGTGAAGAACGGTAAACAGTGACGAACGAGGTTAATCCACATAAAAGCGATACGAAAGAACGCGGACGGACGCAGGAAGAAGCGGCGTCATGTGGACAGTTACGAACAGGACAGTGAGGAACAGACGCTTATAGTGAGGAACAGACGCCGATAGTGAAGAACAGACGCCGCCATTGATGAACAGACGCTGACAGTGACGAACAGACGCCGCCATTGATGAACAGACGCTGACAGTGACGAACAGACGCCGCCATTGATGAACAGACGCTGACAGTGACGAACTGACGCCGCCATTGATGAACAGACGCTGACAGTGACGAACAGACGCCGCCATTGATGAACAGACGCTGACAGTGACGAACAGACGCCGCCATTGATGAACAGACGCTGACAGTGACGAACAGACGCCGCCATTGATGAACAGACGCTGACAGTGACGAACAGACGCCGCCATTGATGAACAGACGCTGACAGTGACGAACAGACGCCGCCATTGATGAACAGACGCTGACAGTGACGAACTGACGCCGCCATTGATGAACAGACGCTGACAGTGACGAACAGACGCCGCCATTGATGAACAGACGCTGACAGTGACGAACAGACGCCGCCATTGATGAACAGACGCTGACAGTGACGAACAGACGCCGCCATTGATGAACAGACGCTGACAGTGACGAACAGACGCCGCCATTGATGAACAGACGCTGACAGTGACGAACAGACGCCGCCATTGATGAACAGACGCTGACAGTGACGAACATACGCTGACAGACAATACGCctgagacaaaaaaaaactctattctcttaataatataataattattgttatatatataattgcccAGCAACTTATGACCTTTTAAAGATTCacttacaaataaacatacCACTTTCGATTTTTCCCTTCCCCTTGTAATCTTCATCGCTGTACGTTTTTGATATTATCCTCTTCTTCGGTGactgaaattgaataaaatgttatccAGTTGATGTCACAAGATATTTGTTGCTCAATCGCGCCAACACGGAACGGACTTGGATGAAATTATGAAAAGAGATCTTATATTTTGACTTAACATAGAACAACCACTCAAACCGGGCGTCCCAtcacgatattttttatgtattgttatacgttgtctttaatttgtatttaaaatattttaatgcctGCATAGAGTATGTTAGCATCATAATCTAAATTAAGCTAactagaagtttttttttatggtattggtaGGCGgtcgtgcaaatgggccacctgatggtaagaggtcacagccaaagacaatggcgctgtgaaaaatattaaccattccttacatcgccattgcacccccaaccttgggaactaagaagtcgtgtctcttgtgcctgtagttactctggctaGCTCACACTTTAAAcatcttttaactttttttcttggtggtagggctaacCCATACGGCGGAGCACAAAGCTAGCccgtatgggtaggtaccacccactcatcagatattctaccactaaaaagctgtacccagtattgttgagtgagccagtgtaactgcaggcacaagggtcataacatcttagtttccaaagctggtggcgcattggtaatataaggaaagattaatatttcttacagcgcctttgtctgtgggcggtggtgaccacctcacatcaggtggcctatttgttcgtccgccttcctataacataacaaaaacCCCATCAAAAATACCTATCACCTAGTAACCCGATTCCAAAGTAATAACCTTTCTCTTCTGTTTCTGATAGTGCTGCGCGTCGTAAAACTGTGGCTGCGAACGCCTCACTCTACCGGTTCTGCGTTTGATATCTTCAACAGCTGGCAGAGTGTCGGCTGCGCGCCTCGCTGCGAAGAACGTGTGGCCGCATTTACACGACTTCGACGCAACAGCTACCTGCGTTATGAGCAATGAACAAATTCGTAACCTTTATGGCAAATGAGCAACGATTTGGTATGTTTTCACCTCAACCATGATGACGTCGTTCTGTCAGATTTCTGCCACGAATGCTGATCTCAAGAGATCCTTAAAAAGCAAAAACAGTCTCTACTTCCTCATTCTCATGGGATTTCTCCGATGGGATAGCAAATCTGAGCAATAAGAGTTGAAGAGCACAATCAACGGCTGTAAGTGCTTCCGGACCTTCCAGCCCCCGAGCTGATGTGAGAATATTTTACCAACGTGACAGGACTTCGAAATCTGTTGCCTTATATCTAGACACTATAGCCATAGATATACAATAACCAAAGCACTGTAAGGCAAACAAGATGAGGCCTTTTTATGTCTACCCttgatttcaatatattttttaacaataacattatagCATGTTGGTTATATCCTtgctctatttatatttataaattaactctaaattaaattaaacaagattTTCTAGTAACATGGCTTCGCTCCGGCgaagttttgttaataattaaaataatatgatttatttattattataattcccCTTTATCACACAGGAACGtaactttctaccagtgaaaacatttttagtatcGAATCATTAGTTCCAGagaatttacatacaaataactAACTTTTACCTCTtcgtaatattagtaaagataacctattttattgtacaattattaaCATGATAATATAGATAAACGTCTTTCACGTGTGCCACTATGACTTGGGTTATGTTTGGTTTCTTAATTGGACGTAGTTTCTCTAAAAGGATTCAACCCACAAAATGTTACATCTGAGTCATTCAAGTTTAAAGTTTTAACTGTATTTGGTTATACTGTTGTACTTGATTGTATTTATTGCTTCCTGgggaaatatttgtataaatgtaccatataataaaaataagttaatctaATCGAAAATATCAACCTTTACAACTACTGTGGCATACTTAACTCATTTTGGATCAGGTTGTGGGTTGCATCCTTTTTGAGAAACTATGTCCAATTTATATGATCTTTGCTGTTACCCACATTTTAAACTCAATACACTCCCTATTtctacaaaatgtatatttgttataaatataagtaatgatGGAGAGGTGAGTGTTTGTTAAGCCAGACTGACTGCTATAAATCTGATAGAAggaaatacaatattttcatacataaaaGAGGTACAGGATGGTTAAATGAGCCACTTGATAGaccccatagacattggcgctgtaatgaaatattaaccattccttacttagcaaatgcaccaccaatcttgggaactatgatgagtcctgtgcctgttgttacactaaCTCAATTACCCTTTAGATATGAAGACAACAATCctgaatattgttgtttggtgatagaatatgtgattagTGTGTGTTACCTACCTGGACAGGTTTTCCTAAAACCCTACCAGCAAGTATCACCTTACATGTATACCCTAAATCACAATGACAAgtgtaagaatatttatataagctaCATAACTTAAGTGGATACTTTTTTGTGTACCATGGTAATATATTagctcttattttttttatatttagtcacAAGGTTGTTCCCTTGTTTGtggtgttaaataaaaatatatgcttatTGTTGGAGGTTGTAGCAGTTTAATATCATCATCTGTGTCCCCTAAAACTAGAGTCTAACAAACAGATTTTtggattcatttaaattttacgcaAGATTTCTTTATTGCAAGAAACCTAACCTAACAGAGTGAAAGTATTTCAAGGAGTTTTGGTAATATTAACATTACCAAAACTCCTTGAAAtatgaaacataataaaaaaccctaagttttttgttaaatgtacGGCCTTCGGCTCTGATGGAGGTCCAGTGTTATTAAGGATATATAAAACCTCTGAATGAAtcctatctattaaaaaaaacttcataccGACCGAACTTCtaagtatacaaaaatatcgTATATTAAGTTTTGTGTCTTTGTTGGtaagctttttttttcaaataaatattaaataatcaaaatcaaatcaaaaaataatttagtctttttaccTGTAATTCGCATTTCG containing:
- the LOC113396824 gene encoding UPF0547 protein C16orf87 homolog isoform X1; translation: MGKNKMIAKSCPKCELQVAVASKSCKCGHTFFAARRAADTLPAVEDIKRRTGRVRRSQPQFYDAQHYQKQKRKSPKKRIISKTYSDEDYKGKGKIESGMFISTARARRRRALRRAQREPPQVDRTRDPTPQLRPAQLARCRLILSEINRKMRAVTWQPPTDG
- the LOC113396824 gene encoding UPF0547 protein C16orf87 homolog isoform X2, yielding MGKNKMIAKSCPKCELQVAVASKSCKCGHTFFAARRAADTLPAVEDIKRRTGRVRRSQPQFYDAQHYQKQKRKSPKKRIISKTYSDEDYKGKGKIESATARARRRRALRRAQREPPQVDRTRDPTPQLRPAQLARCRLILSEINRKMRAVTWQPPTDG